Proteins from one Cryptomeria japonica chromosome 4, Sugi_1.0, whole genome shotgun sequence genomic window:
- the LOC131079244 gene encoding receptor-like protein 38 codes for MFWVAVALLLFLQLNGGHSCPSHERDSLLRFKASVVDPYNVLLNSWQGFNCCEWNGIQCHPHTTHVIRLDLHSPFYALSNNSGDVLSPLFNLGQLEHLDLSWNNFSGVSIPPGLGRLKSLRYLCLSDAGFIGDIPTELGNMSTLQYLDLSDNALRMMQMWTWTGNMRDLQELILDGVKMSGVENNELDDALSTMYTLSRLQMSNRDLSGEIPHSLANLTNLTHLYLEGNYFNGSIPSVLLSLPRLTELDLSTNVLTGKIPSLANLPSLADLDLSNNLLNGKIPTSIGQLLSLESLDLSHNKLEGAIPVNISNLSKLGNLLLHSNRLWGDFSESHLNNLSQLVYVQVSGNLLTVKFSPTWIPKFSLQTLGLSSCNIEGGFPTFLITQYEINSVDLSNNSLAGNIPQWIWGVQSLGFLNLSHNHFAGVLPHSLMGSQFGILDLHSNNLQGQLPILSNGLWLLDVSENQLSGPIPAEIGEYRKLGYLSLSRNHLNGSIPSSICKIDIVDLSKNKLTGNLPACLENSSSIEMLNLENNHLEGNLSLQFANMPSLQTLKLGGNGLNSYIPSSLAMCTQLEILDLNNNKMRGNIPNWIGKLSNLKILILRSNRFEGKIPLEVTTLPLLQILDLSSNRFSGIIPVNISSLQAMRNQTVTTEIFHFPVHFPDYSWSFLNPNFLDRSSSSFADRETIINKAREMEYARSLALVKCIDFSNNNLAGGIPQNIGLLEGLVILNISRNHITGEIPKSLGKMVQLESLDLSHNQLSGEIPLELQSLTFLGYLGLSHNHLSGKIPQGGQFYTFEATSFSNNADLCGLQLNTTCCGLHQNKSCPASTPPAINVDKIDDDEDEDIWWGVGLGISFAIGFSIVIGVLCLTTNWSCKCILMMDNIIIYLFERFRK; via the coding sequence ATGTTTTGGGTGGCTGTAGCCCTTCTTCTGTTCTTGCAACTTAATGGCGGTCACTCTTGTCCAAGCCATGAAAGAGATTCCCTTTTGCGTTTCAAAGCATCTGTTGTTGATCCGTACAATGTACTACTCAACTCATGGCAGGGTTTCAACTGTTGTGAGTGGAATGGAATCCAATGCCATCCTCACACAACTCACGTCATTCGTCTCGATCTCCACAGTCCCTTTTATGCTCTGAGTAATAACAGCGGTGATGTTCTTTCCCCATTGTTCAATCTGGGACAGTTGGAGCATCTGGACCTAAGCTGGAATAATTTCAGCGGAGTTTCCATCCCTCCTGGATTGGGCAGACTCAAGAGTTTGCGCTACTTGTGCTTATCAGATGCTGGGTTTATTGGAGATATTCCCACGGAGCTGGGGAACATGTCTACTTTACAGTACTTGGATCTCTCTGACAATGCTCTGAGAATGATGCAAATGTGGACGTGGACTGGAAACATGAGAGATTTGCAGGAGCTGATCCTGGACGGAGTGAAAATGTCGGGAGTGGAAAACAATGAGTTGGACGACGCTCTCTCCACCATGTACACTCTCAGCCGTCTTCAAATGTCCAACCGTGATCTTTCTGGAGAAATTCCCCATTCCCTTGCCAACCTCACCAATCTGACTCACCTCTATCTTGAAGGGAACTATTTCAATGGCAGCATCCCTTCTGTCCTGCTGAGCCTTCCAAGACTTACAGAGCTCGATCTGAGTACCAATGTATTGACTGGTAAAATCCCTTCCTTGGCCAACCTCCCGTCCCTTGCCGACCTTGACCTGAGTAATAACCTTCTGAATGGCAAAATCCCCACTTCCATTGGCCAACTCTTATCTCTGGAATCGCTTGATCTAAGCCACaacaaattagaaggtgccatcccTGTAAACATTTCCAATCTTTCCAAACTGGGGAACCTTTTGCTGCACTCGAACCGGTTATGGGGGGATTTTTCAGAGTCTCACCTTAATAATCTCAGCCAACTTGTCTATGTACAAGTTTCCGGTAATCTCTTAACTGTCAAGTTCAGTCCAACCTGGATTCCAAAATTCTCTTTGCAAACGCTGGGATTAAGTTCATGTAACATCGAAGGCGGATTTCCAACATTCCTAATAACTCAATATGAGATTAACTCCGTGGATTTGTCCAACAACAGTCTTGCAGGAAATATTCCCCAGTGGATATGGGGTGTCCAATCCCTTGGGTTTCTTAATCTTTCCCATAATCACTTTGCAGGAGTTCTACCTCATTCGTTGATGGGTAGTCAATTCGGGATTCTGGATTTGCATAGCAATAATTTACAGGGTCAGCTTCCGATCCTTTCTAATGGGCTATGGTTGTTGGACGTGTCAGAGAATCAACTCAGTGGACCCATTCCAGCAGAAATTGGTGAGTATCGTAAACTtggatatctctctctctctcgaaaTCATCTCAACGGTAGCATTCCATCTTCTATATGCAAAATAGATATTGTGGATCTCTCAAAAAACAAGCTTACAGGTAACCTTCCCGCCTGTTTAGAAAATTCTTCTTCAATTGAGATGTTGAACTTAGAGAACAATCATTTGGAGGGCAATTTGTCACTGCAGTTTGCAAACATGCCTTCTCTTCAAACATTAAAATTGGGTGGAAATGGACTAAATTCGTATATCCCATCCTCTCTTGCAATGTGTACGCAGTTGGAGATACTAGATTTGAACAACAACAAAATGAGAGGGAACATACCAAATTGGATAGGGAAACTTTCAAACCTTAAGATtttgatcttgagatcaaataGATTTGAAGGCAAAATACCTTTAGAAGTTACAACTTTGCCACTTCTTCAAATATTGGATCTTTCATCCAACAGATTTTCAGGAATCATTCCAGTCAACATCTCATCTTTGCAGGCTATGAGAAATCAAACAGTGACTACTGAAATATTTCATTTTCCAGTTCATTTTCCCGATTATTCTTGGTCTTTCTTAAATCCAAACTTTCTAGATCGTTCAAGTTCAAGCTTTGCTGATCGAGAGACAATCATTAACAAAGCACGGGAGATGGAGTATGCAAGATCATTGGCACTGGTAAAATGTATTGATTTTTCAAACAACAACTTAGCTGGTGGCATTCCTCAAAACATTGGGTTGCTTGAGGGTTTGGTTATCCTTAATATTTCAAGAAACCATATTACGGGTGAAATCCCGAAGAGTTTGGGGAAAATGGTACAGTTGGAATCTCTTGATCTCTCACACAATCAACTGTCTGGAGAGATCCCTTTGGAGCTGCAATCGCTCACATTCTTGGGCTACTTGGGCTTGTCCCACAATCATCTTTCTGGTAAGATACCGCAAGGGGGACAATTCTACACGTTTGAGGCAACATCCTTTTCAAACAATGCAGACCTGTGCGGCCTCCAACTTAACACAACCTGTTGCGGCCTTCACCAAAATAAATCCTGTCCTGCAAGCACTCCGCCAGCGATTAATGTTGATAAgatagatgatgatgaggatgaagatatATGGTGGGGAGTTGGCCTGGGAATTAGCTTTGCAATCGGATTTTCTATTGTAATTGGAGTGTTGTGTCTTACCACAAACTGGAGTTGTAAATGCATCCTCATGATGGATAACATTATCATTTATCTTTTTGAGAGATTTCGAAAATAG